In one window of Onychomys torridus chromosome 5, mOncTor1.1, whole genome shotgun sequence DNA:
- the LOC118584047 gene encoding transmembrane protein 14C translates to MQKDSGPLVPLHYLGFGYAALVATGGIIGYAKAGSVPSLAAGLFFGSLAGLGAYQLSQDPRNVWVFLATSGTLAGIMGMRFYNSGKFMPAGLIAGASLLMVAKLGISMLSSPHP, encoded by the exons ATGCAGAAGGACAGTGGCCCCCT GGTGCCTTTACATTATCTCGGCTTCGGCTATGCAGCCCTGGTTGCTACTGGTGGGATTATTGGCTATGCAAAAGCAG GTAGTGTGCCGTCCCTGGCGGCTGGACTCTTCTTTGGGAGCCTAGCAGGCCTTGGTGCTTACCAGCTGTCTCAGGATCCCAGGAACGTGTGGGTTTTCCTAG CTACATCTGGGACCTTGGCTGGCATCATGGGGATGAGATTCTACAACTCTGGGAAATTTATGCCTGCGGGTTTAATTGCGGGTGCCAG ttTGCTGATGGTTGCCAAGCTTGGAATTAGTATGCTAAGTTCTCCCCATCCATAG